agcaaGATTGTAGTAGCTTCGCAGCGaacaaacgaataataattcaagatCAGCCTCGCAGTTTTGAGAAATCGAACGGAAAAATGTCCATCGGCGATCAGCTGTGAGTCAAtcggccatttttttttttctacaatcaGCGATAACAAAACTATTTCAGATCGTTTAGATATTTGCCCCGTATCTCTTCACTCCCTAGCTTCCGGAACAGACGAAGAGCTCGTGAAAGTTTTCGAATCGGAAGTGAAACGATGGACATCTAAAAAAATCTAGCAGCGCATGAGATTTTACTAAACCGAGGTCGAATTCCGGTCAAGGTTAGGTTGTACTATTTAGGAAGAACTGCGCGCACGCGCACCCTAGTGAACTTTGATTTCCGTGCTAAGCTCAATTCTCCgtataatgataatttgaTAACGATTGATCGGTATAGACGCTAATCACGTACACTGTTTATGTAAACGTTCGCATATTCGTATAAAATAGTTTCAGAATTTCTCACACACATCGTGCATCCTCAGCAATATTCGTATCCATTTAACGATCGCCTCGTCACATTTCAGATCGTCAAATACCAGAAACACGTGCGCGGTGGCGCCCAACAGGcggatcatattttttttcatcctctgtTTAATTTTGGCAGAAAAACGCGGTGGCGCCAGACGAATGGACCATCTTCTTTTCCGTCCTCTGCTCGATTTCGACAGAAAGACTGTAGAACACGAggctttctatttttccgagAGAATCTCTTCGTCGTTGAACTGATGCTCGCAATTCACCCGATGCAAATGTTAggttaagttttttttttcctctccatttttttttccagctgtGATCGGGAAGAGCGAGGATCATTCGGATGCGgagatttcgaaattttcaaaaaccgctGGATCGATAGTTGTACTTTGAAAGGAGTCAAGACGTAGATAACGTCTTATTTGCTAatcgcgagaaaatttttcagtccaGACGTGTAATTAAATACCCAATTATGCGGCGGATGGACATGAGAGATTGAAGTTAAACGCGATCAACATAATTTGTTGCGTTGATGGAATACAATTTGGAATCCGATGAAAATCATTGGTTACATTTCACGGTTATGGGTCGGGTATTTTCtgcatgaaagaaaattggagaacGTTTTCAGAGATgagatacacacgtacgtacgtacgtacaatgaaTGTATGAATTAGTTTAAACTGACAATTACACGCGCAATTGAATTTATTGGCAATCATCCGTCTCATTGAATAAACGCATCTGCTGTCTGCGAATTTAATCAGGGATCAAAAGCCGTATAATATTTTGCACCGTAGCCGTGATTTTGGTCATAGAAAGCGATAATCGTCGAATCCGCCGATACAAAATCACCGGAATTTTCGgacccaaaaattttttcgagggGGTCGTGGATCAGATTTTTCGCCGACACTTCGAAAAAATGTCGGAGTCTGGCGCGAAATTAGCTCTCGTTCATTCTCGAATTGGCCTCCCTTTTACCGTCgcggtaatttttcaatcaacgttCAACTTTCATCCATTTCATTCGCCGAGAAGCAATTGTTcgggttgtaaaaaaaaaaactgactcTCGTTGTCGGTGGTATTCGGTGCGGCTCGAatctcgaaagaaaaaaaacgaaaagcgaaagaaagaaaaaaaaacaaaaaaaaaaacgataaaccTCCCGCGCTTATCGGGGGAACGGTgaactttatttttcgttttcaagttCGATTCTCtaatatatattcttttcgCAGACATCCAAGGACGAAGGACATTATCGTCGGTCTTGAGTCGATTGAATCTTTCGCCGAGATGTGAATTGTACATAGTAAATGAAAATCGACATGTTTGGAGCACGTGCTCCACCAGCTGATAGCGTATTACTCGTCGGACCAATCGGAGCTAACTTTGTTCCCGGGGTAAAGGGCATCCTCAACGCATTCGTTACATCTTCTCACGTATAGATCGCGAGCTTCAGTTCAATTCCGAGCATAGTTTCAGCTCACATGGGAAGCGAGGAGCACGAGCaaccccgaaaaaaaaaaaaacccgcgaaacgcacacgcgcgtatatacaatacaattttgaaaaatatacgtaaataaatatacacttGCGCGAGTAATAGTTTCGATGATAACTAAATATCACCACGTTTCAAACTCCGCACTGCTTTCATCCTCCTCACATGAAAGTAGCCATTCGAAagtagtaaaaaataaaacgtcaGTTTCTCGGAAATCCGCAGTAAAAGAAAtctaaaacgaaaaattgataacttaaaaaaaggaatttcttCGCCGCACCCTACAGTGTTCACTATTTATTCCATCCGTACTGTACGTTTTGTATACTTTGCCGCGAACCGGTTCCGATCCCCGTTTCGAGAGACAAGAAGCGAATCGAACAATAGAcggagaataattgaaataaaatgagattgCTGCTTTTGATCGTCCTCCTGAGCGTGACCAGTATCGAGGACACGATATCGGGATCCTCGAATCCTTTGAGAATGGTGTGGTCCGCGCTCTACCCGGATACCAAGGACAGGGAGGAGGAGTGCACGGGTTGCGCCCAAAATCGAATATCCTCCAACGATCCGAGTCTCACCGAACTCAGGGTGGAGTACGTTAAGCAGCAGATACTGAAAAAATTGCGACTGTCAAAACCGCCGGAAGTTTCCCTCTCGATTTCGACCCTGCCGAAGCCTCTCATCAACGGACACATCCTCGAACTGAGTCCCGGAATACCGACCGGACCGGAAAAACAAGTAGAAAGTTTTTACGGAAAAACCGATCAGATCGTCGTGTTTCCGAAAGAAGGTACGTCCATTTTTTATCCCCACTtcgtggtttctttttttctctcacgcgAGCACGGATTCCGTTCAGTTGTCGTGTTCGTTCGGAATAGTTGGAAAGGAAAACTgttttaaaaaaaggaaaaaaaaatatttgtagtGGCTGATGCAACTGTGGATCGTTTTGCGAACGAGGAAGCTAAGTAACTCATTACGAAACGTGGTACCGAATATTAACAAACGAAAGATAGCGGCCGCCACTTCTTTTTCGAAACCGTCGAATGATTgacgtcttttttttatttatttagtcttttttgtttttttctcgcgccGGTTCGTGACTCGGCGTCAATGTGGATTAAATTTTGGGACAATATGGTAGAGATAAACCGAATTTCGTCTGGCGGCTATTAAAAGCTTTCTAATCGTCACGGAATCGCATCATTTTTCGCCGCTCCGTCGGTTATGCGTCGCGAAAATCATTTCGAAGCCACGTGCCAATGTTCGATAACGTAAATAAGTGCGCGGGGGGTAGaaataatggaagaaaaacggaaaacccCGGGGTCACGCGAAGAGATCCGTTGGAAAGGATCTCGCGGAACGACGATTATTCGTTCGATGTTTCGGATACCGGCGCGGCTGAATGATTTTACTTTCGAcggtatttgtttttttcttcgaaggGGATAGTTTGACGACTTTGCAGGTGATTTCGGACTTCGGGTATTTTCCGGATGCTAATCGTTCGACTCGTTCTTCGATATTTCCAGACATGGAAGACCTCGAAAGCTGCCGTCTGCACACCAACCATTTGTCCGGCATAAACGCAGCGGATTGTTTCACGTTCGTTTTGTCACACGAGATGCAATTCGTCGGCGTCACGTCGGCAGAGTTATGGTTTTACAAAGAGTCGGACAACAACGACATCGTCCACCAGACTTTCGTGATATCGGAAGTCGACCACTGGGACGTTGGCCGAAGCTTTCAGAAAAACAGCATAATGACCATCTTCGAAACTTCGGTGTCAGGTGAGCAATCgaggtttcgaaaattttcgacaaccGACAGCCATATCggatctttttcaaaattgagaaaagcCTCGGCTTCTGTTCGTTGcattgtaaaaaatgaacgaatcgaAGTGACGCGACGCTCGAAACGGGATAGGAAAAAAGCTCGCGTTTCGATCGCCATGTTTGAAGGTAGGTCGCGAACCGGCGTTGGTCTGAACGGCGAGATAcgtgaattttaaattattcgattacaATGATTCACCAGCATGGAACAGAGTCCGACGATAAGAATGGGCGTCATTCGTCGGTGCGGCACACTCTCGATTCTCATTCGTCGGAATGTCGATGCTCTGTTTTCTGCCCCGTTCCATTTTCAATCACTTCGAATGACGCCCGACGCTATCGTCCCCAGAGAGGCCACCGAGAATATCGTATCGTATCCCCGGGGGCCTCAAGGCGAAAGAATCGATTAACGACAATCGAAAAATCCCTGGATCTTACCGTCGCGGTCGAAAACGCAGATAgaccgaaaacaaaaataaaaatgaacaaaaaaaacaaacaaacaacgaTCGAGAAAAGACGCGATCCGGATCGGAAAAATATGCCCAAGTGCCATCGCCCCTCGGTTAATTTCAAGCTCAATTGTTTTCCAACTTCGCGCCGCGCTGCATCGAATGTCATTCGAAAGATTGTAACTCACTGTGTTCGTACCTTTATATCAGAGGTCTTGGCCTTTGGTTCAAGGTCCATATCAGCTGTAAAGAAATCTCAACAGTGTTCGATCTATCATCAATTGTCTTTCgaccctccctcctcctcctcgccgaGCTTTCAGTTCTCCGATGCAAACAACGTGCGGCCTAAGCCCTCACCTTGGCTCTCGTCTGACCGAATGTCTCAATCCCCGTTTTTCAGAGGGCTGGGTGAAAGCGGACGTCAGTTACACGGTGAAGAAATGGGTGGACGAACAGCGCGACGGTCACAGTTTGCAAATAGTCTGCAACACCTGCTCCACCGACAGAGAATCCTCGCCGGTTTCCGTCGAACAGACACTGAAACCGTTCCTGGTCATCCACACCTCGCCGCTGCCGCAAAAAAATCGTCCCAAACGTAACTCGAACTGCTTGCCGGACATGAAGGAGTGCTGCAGGGACGAGTTGTTCATAAATTTCGCCGAAATCGGTTGGGGCGATTGGATTTTACACCCGGCCGGCTACCACGCTTACTTCTGCAGGGGTTCTTGCTCATCCGCCGCTTCCCTGACCGTCCCCGCGTCGTCGCACAGCAACATCATAAGGGTAAGTTCGTTCGCTTTCGGACGCGGACCGAACGCGGACATCCCGATCGCGTTACTTTTCGCGCCGATCGGCCGAACGAATATTTTGTGAAaaccagaaaaattttttcgttccattttcgCAGAGGTTCCTCACGCAGAGCGGAAACAATCTTCGGAGAGGGAATGAGATCGTACCGTGCTGCTCACCGACCCAGTTGTCGCCCATACAACTTTTTTACATAGATTCGAACAACACGTCGACTCTGAAAACCCTGCCGAACATGGTGGTCGAAGCCTGCGGATGTATGTAGACAGCTACTCTTCGCCGCGTCGCGTCTAGTCGCCATTATGCAgcagtttctttttcaaacattcGTAACTATCGCGAGTTACAACTGCAGAACCGATGGCCCAGTgagttgagtttttttttcgtttttttttcgtttttttttttttttttttaattcgtctTTCCGCAATGAGACAACGTCGAGCATTGGACACCGCGATTCGAATCGAATAGGTCCGTCGAAATTCTAGCGATTTTCGATACACGACGAGTTTCGACATTCGTTCGAATCGATGATGCTCGTTAAACATATCAGTCTACCgtcgttcgaataaattctagtggttttttgaagaaaaatttctgcagCACGGCATGGAACATATTCGGGAATTTTCTGAGAAcgatgatccttttttttcaatgctcCGAAAAATTTGCTCAGCATTTAAACGACGGTAGATAAAATATCCCAAAGTTTGAAACCGAGCGATTTTTGAAGATCGCTTacttatttctattttatttctatttttttattttcttagctgGAATTTCATCCATTTTGTAAATGAAAACTTACGATGTACCGTTGGATAGTCGACAAgagaatatataatatgcattATTGATGTGGGATATTATGTAGTGGCGTCAGATTAACCAAGTCAGTATTCGCGCATCAcctcatatatataatatatatatgataaaacataaaaaaaaaaaaaaatacctacataataatatcattgatCCTTCCGAAATGAGATTAACACGTACCCCAGAATCTAACCCAGTCCCGTAATAGCGACTaatgaattataatattaagTATGTTATTTATCGATAGGGGACCGTGTGACACGGTGAAGTCGAATCCtcggaagaaaggaaaaaaaaaaacaaacttccgGGGTTTCAATTCTCTATCATTATCGATACGACaagtgaaaatgttttttttttttttgtttttttttcttcaaatttaccTACGCAATCTTACGATGtagcatttatttattctaagCTAGGATTATTGTATTTTAAAATTAAGATATAccatagatgtatatatacggataATATAcacaacaaatatatatatttgaaaatttttatgttatatcgagaaaaaattttaaaagttgagaaaaaaaaaa
The sequence above is a segment of the Athalia rosae chromosome 5, iyAthRosa1.1, whole genome shotgun sequence genome. Coding sequences within it:
- the LOC105683980 gene encoding inhibin beta A chain gives rise to the protein MRLLLLIVLLSVTSIEDTISGSSNPLRMVWSALYPDTKDREEECTGCAQNRISSNDPSLTELRVEYVKQQILKKLRLSKPPEVSLSISTLPKPLINGHILELSPGIPTGPEKQVESFYGKTDQIVVFPKEDMEDLESCRLHTNHLSGINAADCFTFVLSHEMQFVGVTSAELWFYKESDNNDIVHQTFVISEVDHWDVGRSFQKNSIMTIFETSVSEGWVKADVSYTVKKWVDEQRDGHSLQIVCNTCSTDRESSPVSVEQTLKPFLVIHTSPLPQKNRPKRNSNCLPDMKECCRDELFINFAEIGWGDWILHPAGYHAYFCRGSCSSAASLTVPASSHSNIIRRFLTQSGNNLRRGNEIVPCCSPTQLSPIQLFYIDSNNTSTLKTLPNMVVEACGCM